The genomic window AAGGTTTCCAAGGCGAAGAAGTCCCGGGTGATTTTGGCGACCTCAAAACGCCCTGCCCGAAGTGCGGCGCAGTGGTGAAGGAGAATTATCGCCGCTTCCAATGCACCAAGTGCGATTTCAGCCTGCCGAAGTTCCTCTCCGGCCGCATCATGGAAGGCACGGAATCCGAGACGCTGATCCAGAATCGCGTGCTGGGACCGCTGCAAGGTTTCCGCAGCCGTCAGGGCTTCCCCTTCGCCGCGATGCTGAAGCTGAGCGATGAGCACAAGCTCGAGTTCGATTTCGGCGATAACAAGAAGGAAGGCGAATCTTCCGCGCCCGTGGATTTCACCGGCAAGACGCCTTTGGGCAAGTGCCCGAAATGCGGCGCGCAAGTGTTCGAGCATGGTCTGCACTACGTCTGCGAGAAGGCCACGGGTCCGGAAAAGACCTGCGACTTCCGCGCGTCCAAGGTCATCCTGCAACAGGAGATCGACGCCACGCAGATGACGAAGCTCCTTGCCGACGGCAAGACCGATGTGCTGAAGGGCTTCGTCTCCAAGAAAACGAACCGCAAGTTCGACGCCTTCATGGTGCTGAAGAAGGGCGAAGTGAAGTTCGAGTTCCCGCCGCGCGAAGCCAAGAAGGGCGCGAAGAGCAAGGAACCCGCACCGAAAATCGATTTCACCGGCCTGACCCCGCTCAACGGCAAATGCCCGAAGTGCGGTGGCCAGGTCTTCGAGACAGCGGACAATTATCTCTGCGAGAACACTCAGCGCGACGCCAAGAAGTGCACCTTCAAGACCGGCAAGCTGATCTGCCAGCTCGCTATCGACAAGGATCAGGCCGAGAAGTTGCTCAAGAGCAAGCGCACTGATCTGCTCACCGGTTTCGTCTCCCGCTCCGGCAAGCCTTTCAAGGCCCATCTGGTGGTGAAGAAGACCGGCAAGGTGGAATTCGAGTTCCCGGATAGTTAGGCCATCCCCAAGCAAAAACGGCTTGCAAGACCGGAGCGCGACTCTCCGAGTCGCAGCAACGTACCTAAGCACAAGCAGGTAAAGATTCGTTCACCCGCTCAGAAGCTTGTTTTTGCGTCCTATTCTAGCTTTGAAAGCTATCTGATCATTCCACATTGCTGCGACTCGGAGAGTCGCGCTCCATTCAAACCGAAAGCCTTGCCACGTTTATGGTTTAACATTTGCCATAACTTAAACCCTATGGCATACCATAGATATGGCAGAAACCACGCTTACCATCGATAAGTTTGGCCGCATGGTCATCCCCCGGTCATTGCGCACCGCCTTGGGTGTTTCTGGCGAAACAAAGCTCAAGGCCGAGATCCAGAACGGGCGGCTAGTGGTCGGTCTGCCGGATAAGAAATCTTCCGTGGTCAAGAAGAGCAACGGGTTACTAGTCATCAAAGCCGAGAGCGAGCTGCCTGCGGTGACCGCACTCAAGCAGATGCGCAAGGAGCGCTATGAGTGATTACCTCGACTCGTCCGTGCTCATCGCCGCCTTAGTGGATTCCCAGCCCTTTCATGAAGAATGCGCGGATGCCCTAGCCGCTGGAGGCATCACTTCTGCTCATGCCTTGGCCGAAGCGTATTCCATCCTCTCGGGTCGTCTGCGGCTCGATCCACAAACCGTGAGTGATGTGTTGCTGCATAACACCAAGGACCTCAAGAAAGTGGACCTGACCTGGAGCGAGTATTCCAAACTGATCGCCAGCTCACCGAAGAATGGCGTTCGTGGCGGTGCCATCTTTGACGCCCTCCACGTCGCTGCTGCACGGAAAGCTTCCGCTAAACGCCTGCTGACTTTAGATCAGGATTATTATTCCTTCGCCCCCGACCTGATCCATTACTTGGGCAAGTAAGCGAAATCGAGTATAGTGTTTTATGTCCGCAACCGCCGCAGAAACCGAGATCAAAGACGAACTGCTCTTGCAGTTCCTCCAGCATCTCGCCACGGATCGCGGGGCTTCAGTTTACACGCAACGGAATTACCGTCACGCCCTCACGGACTTCTGCAGCTGGCATAATCAGGAACGCAAATCGCCGCCCAACTGGAAATCCCTTCAGCGCGATGATTTCCGCGCCTTTCTCCGTTACTTGGGTCGCAAGAATTTCGGCCGTGCTTCCATCCAGCTTCACTTTAGCTCGCTGAGAACGTTCTACAAATTCCTCGTGCGCCGGGGTGAAGTGGAAGTGACGCCCATTCGCAATATCTCGCTGCCTAAGCAGCCCAAGCGTCTACCCAAATTCCTCACGCCGGAACAGACCCAGAGTTTGCTCGAAGCCCCCTTGCGTGAACTCGACGCCATCCAGAAATCTGAGACCAAAGGCGTCGACCCCGTCGATTTCCTCCGCGATGCTGCGGTGCAAGAGGTCATCTACTCCTGCGGCCTGCGTATCAGCGAGGCTTGCGGCATCAACATCGAGGACATTGATTGGAACGAGCAACTCATCCGCGTGCGCGGCAAGGGCAAGAAGGAACGCCAGGTGCCCATCGGTACGCCTGCACTGGAAGCCATCCGCCGCTACCGGAAAGCCTTGGGCAATGACGACTCTGCCGATGGCCCGCTCTTTTTCAGCAAAGCCGATTCCCGGAAGCCGTTGCAACCGCGCCTTGTGCAACTCCGCCTGAAACGCTACCTCGCTGCCAGCGGTTTGGATCCTTCATTGACGCCCCACAAACTACGTCACAGCTACGCCACCCATCTGCTGAATAACGGCGCTGACCTGCGCAGCGTGCAGGAACTCCTCGGTCACGCGCATCTCGTGACCACGCAGGTATACACCCATTTGACCACGGATCGACTCAAGAAAGCCTATGAATCCGCCCACCCACGCGCCTAAAACGTCACGCCTTGCCGGAGTTTGGCTCAAGTCACTTTGCACTCTATTCCTATTCCTCACGCTCGGCCTCTTCGCTGGCTGTCAGACGAACAAGATTGATTGGGCTTCCCGAGTCGGGAACTACACCTTTGATGATGCCGTGAAAGAAATGGGGCCACCGGATAAGACCGCCACACTGACGGATGGCACACAGGTCTGCGAATGGCTCACTTATCGCGGTTCAGACGGCGGCACCGTGGTCACCAGCGGCTTCTATGGACTGCAGACCAGCACCATGACCGGCTCGCCCGACTCCTACATCCGCCTCACTTTTAATCCCGAGAAGAAGCTCACCGAAGCCAAGCGCGTCTACAAATAACCGCACGATTTTTCATTTCTCCGCTTCACAAGCCGCCACAACTCTGCTTTTAATCACCGCAAATGAGTGACAGTGCGAACATCTGGGATCGTTTAACTCAGTTGGTGCTGTGCCTCATTGTCGTCGCGATTCTCCTCGGTGTCGGCGTCTGGTATCTCCCCCTCATCCAAAAAAATGAGCGCATGCGCAAAGAGATTTTGCGCCTGGATAACGAGATTCGCCTGGAAGAAACCAAGGCCCGCGAACTCAAAGCCTCCATCGATACCCTGCGCGATCCCGCGACCGCTCCGAAGGCCGTAGAACGTCTCGCTCGTGAACGCCTCGGTTACGCCAAGCCAGGCGAAACCATCATCCGCTTCGAGCCTCCCGGGACGAACAGTGTTTCGTTGCCTCCTCAAGGCCCGGTGACGCAGTAGTCATTCGTAGCCGCCGAGTTCAGGAGGCGGAACTTGCTTCATTCGATTTTCAGAGTTCGGTGTTGGATGTTCGATTTTTTCCCTTCGCAATCGTAGAACCTCCTTCGCTTGCTCCCCAGATTCACACGGCATACCCTCGCACTATGCCCATGAAGAAAACCATCCCAGCGGCAACCCCTGATGCCTATGTCGCCGCCCTGAAAGGCTGGCGCTTGGAATGCGTCACCGGCATACGCGAAGCAGTCAAGGCTGCGGCCAAGCTGGAGGAAGTCATCAAATGGGGGCACTTGGTTTACTTCAGCAACGGTCCCGTGCTCCTCATCCGGGCGGAGGAAGACCGCGTCCTCTTCGGTTTCTGGCGCGGCCAGCTTTTGCGTGAGATCGAGTCCCGCCTGAAACCCGGCGGCAAATACGAGATGGCCACCCTCGAACTCCGTGAAGGTGATTCCATTTCCGCCACCACCGTCCGCAAACTCGTCAAAGCCGCAGTGAAGTTGAACAGAGATTTGGGCGATCCTGCAGACATCGCAAAGTCCCGGTGAATGTCAGAACGCAGAAAAGGAATTTATGGAACGTTCAAAAATCAACTCTGCTTGGCCAACTGCTCTGCGTTGGTTCTTGGTTCAAGAGCTGAACAGTTTCACGCCTTGGCATTTTATCAAAGAACCGGAGGAGATGGCCTTTGCCGCCAAAGTGTTTCACCACGAAGATGTGCATGCAGGCGAAGTCTTCGTTTTCGCGCGCCGTCAGGATTGTGACGATTTTGCCGGACTTAAAATCATCGATGGTCGTATCACCGATGAAGTAATCTATTTCCATCCAGTATTTACCGACACTTCAAAACCATCTCCCCGGACATGGAACATCTTGGTCGGTTGCTTTGAAGATACTTTCGCCTTTGTTACCCAAGTAGTCGTGCCAGATATGAAGGATTGGGCAATGACAGAAGACGCCAACGGTTTCGAGCCGCGACAATAGTAAATTAAAGGCAGGGCCGGGTTTCCCCCACCTAACCGTCCTCCCGGCAGAGGCACGATCTCTCTTTTCTCCTTATCATTGGCCTGCCGGTGCAACCGGCGCTCCCGGAAACCATTCCGTATGAATCTCTCCACGACGTCCCAGATACTGCACACACTTCCCCGTCAGCAACACAAAGTAGCCTACGCACCCCGCCAGCTTCGTCCTCCGCACAAACTCCGGGTACAGCACCTCACCCCGCTGTGCTCCACGCACGGATGCCTGCACTTCCTCGGCTGAAAACGTCTCACCCAATGCCGGTTGTGCCACTTTGAGTGGGATCACCAACGTCTCTTCATTCGGCAGGTAATACGTTGTCTCAGCGCGGGAATAGTCCGCGTGATACCGTTCCACGCCTGCTTTGATCAGCCGCTGTACCACTTCGCCAAACGAGATTTGTCCCGCTTGCGATAAACGGCTGCACTCTTCTATCTCCGCTACAATCGTTTCATTCATATAAATCCCTTCAATCAACCGGCACATCTTTCAAACCATGACGCCTGACAATCTCCTGCAACACGCCAGTCACTTCCTTCCGCTGCATGATGTTCAGATGCCCGAAAAACTCTTCATCATTCTTATCTGCCAGAGCTGCCAATACGGGCACCAGCTTCCGCCCTGCTGAGGTCAGTTTCAACCGCTGCACCCGGCGGTCCTGCTCATCTGTCATGGAGTTCATCAAACCCTTGTTCACCAACCGCTCCACCAGCTTGGACACCGCCCCCTTCGTCAAACCGACCCGCTCCACCAGTCCGCTAGCATTGATCTCCGTCACATCGAATAGAGCCCGCAACACCACCCATTCCGCCACCGTCACGCCCTGCTCCTGCACCTTCCGCGCAAACGCCTGCGAGACATGATTGGAGACAAACCGCAGCCAATAGCCTAAATGGCCTTCCAAGCCTGAAGTCGCTGTTTGCTTATCTCTCACAGATAAATAGTTTCCTAGGAAACTATTTAAGTCAAGCACCTGCAAGTGGAGCGCGGGACTGTGTCCCGCAGGACCATACGACATGGCAATTGATGACCAAATACTAAGAAAGGCTTCACCACTGTTTTCAGTAGATTCAACCGCGCTAGTGTTTATAAACCGTCCTGCGGGACACAGTCCCGCGCTCCATCCCGCAATTCCGCCTTCCCCTTCGCTTGAAGATGACCGATTGTTTCAGCGTCCATTTTACATCGTTATGCTGACGTCTCGTTCACTTCGTCTCGCACTGGCCGCGTGGTTCTGCGGCCTGGCCTCCGCACTTTCTGCCGCCACGCTTCGCGTTGCACCGAATGGCAATGATCAATGGTCCGGCAAACTAGCTGGTCCGAACGCCGCCAAGACCGATGGCCCACTTGCTTCGTTGGATGGGGCGAGGCTGGCCGTACGGAAGCTCAAGGCTGCCACGCCGAATGAGCCGATCACGGTTCAGTTCGCCAATGGCACCTACACCATCACGCAGGCGGTGAAGTTTGATTTGGCCGATAGCGGCAGTGCCTCTGCGCCGATCCGTTATGAGGCCGCGCCTGGGGCCAAGCCGCTCATCACGGGCGGACGCGTCATCAAAGGTTTCAAGCCTGCGGCCAACGGGCTCTGGACCGCTGAGGTGCCGGAGGTGAAGGCTGGTCAGTGGTATTTCGAGCAGCTCTGGGTGAATGGTCAGCGCGCCACCCGTGCCCGCACGCCGAACAAATTCTTCTATTACATGCAGAGCGTGGACGAGACCATCCTCGATGCAGGAACCGCCAAGGCCCGCGCCAAGAAAGCCACGCAGACCGTCACCACCCTGCCGGAGAACCTGAAAAC from Verrucomicrobiia bacterium includes these protein-coding regions:
- a CDS encoding septum formation initiator family protein encodes the protein MSDSANIWDRLTQLVLCLIVVAILLGVGVWYLPLIQKNERMRKEILRLDNEIRLEETKARELKASIDTLRDPATAPKAVERLARERLGYAKPGETIIRFEPPGTNSVSLPPQGPVTQ
- a CDS encoding PIN domain-containing protein, which encodes MSDYLDSSVLIAALVDSQPFHEECADALAAGGITSAHALAEAYSILSGRLRLDPQTVSDVLLHNTKDLKKVDLTWSEYSKLIASSPKNGVRGGAIFDALHVAAARKASAKRLLTLDQDYYSFAPDLIHYLGK
- the xerA gene encoding site-specific tyrosine recombinase/integron integrase: MSATAAETEIKDELLLQFLQHLATDRGASVYTQRNYRHALTDFCSWHNQERKSPPNWKSLQRDDFRAFLRYLGRKNFGRASIQLHFSSLRTFYKFLVRRGEVEVTPIRNISLPKQPKRLPKFLTPEQTQSLLEAPLRELDAIQKSETKGVDPVDFLRDAAVQEVIYSCGLRISEACGINIEDIDWNEQLIRVRGKGKKERQVPIGTPALEAIRRYRKALGNDDSADGPLFFSKADSRKPLQPRLVQLRLKRYLAASGLDPSLTPHKLRHSYATHLLNNGADLRSVQELLGHAHLVTTQVYTHLTTDRLKKAYESAHPRA
- a CDS encoding AbrB family transcriptional regulator, with amino-acid sequence MAETTLTIDKFGRMVIPRSLRTALGVSGETKLKAEIQNGRLVVGLPDKKSSVVKKSNGLLVIKAESELPAVTALKQMRKERYE
- a CDS encoding DUF1398 domain-containing protein; the encoded protein is MNETIVAEIEECSRLSQAGQISFGEVVQRLIKAGVERYHADYSRAETTYYLPNEETLVIPLKVAQPALGETFSAEEVQASVRGAQRGEVLYPEFVRRTKLAGCVGYFVLLTGKCVQYLGRRGEIHTEWFPGAPVAPAGQ
- a CDS encoding MarR family transcriptional regulator; the protein is MRDKQTATSGLEGHLGYWLRFVSNHVSQAFARKVQEQGVTVAEWVVLRALFDVTEINASGLVERVGLTKGAVSKLVERLVNKGLMNSMTDEQDRRVQRLKLTSAGRKLVPVLAALADKNDEEFFGHLNIMQRKEVTGVLQEIVRRHGLKDVPVD
- a CDS encoding DUF1801 domain-containing protein, with protein sequence MKKTIPAATPDAYVAALKGWRLECVTGIREAVKAAAKLEEVIKWGHLVYFSNGPVLLIRAEEDRVLFGFWRGQLLREIESRLKPGGKYEMATLELREGDSISATTVRKLVKAAVKLNRDLGDPADIAKSR